From a single bacterium genomic region:
- a CDS encoding AMIN domain-containing protein, whose translation MKKILIIILVTIISISASEYDVVGLKIYREGDNTITEVLTSGPSSIKTARLQNPDRLLIDLIGGIHRLKDKNIPPLPPGIVVEARSAQFQSDPPITRIVFVLAEPTGEISSSDGPRSGKVIVPTPGYPDFTEWSISRATPADKIKVKPISETEEAPKEVKTEAKPIKEKSETQKTSEPPSSIKKPRPTRRVHEEQVQKAFISGDSLGEGASYIRPLVVYRGWDFPDPFVVAKPATESKLGEEAFPIVEDLMLVGVVAGRGINKIAVLQDARGWGYIYGTGDSIKGGIISEISDTTVTFNIEEFGVIRQVTLSLPKEVKDR comes from the coding sequence ATGAAAAAAATATTAATAATAATCCTTGTTACTATTATAAGCATTTCGGCTTCTGAGTATGATGTCGTGGGTTTGAAGATATATCGAGAAGGCGATAACACGATCACGGAAGTTTTGACTTCGGGGCCTTCATCGATTAAGACCGCGCGTCTCCAGAATCCAGACCGGCTTCTTATCGACCTAATTGGCGGTATCCATCGCCTTAAGGACAAAAACATTCCTCCGCTTCCACCGGGGATAGTTGTCGAAGCCCGTTCAGCTCAATTTCAAAGCGATCCACCTATTACGCGAATTGTATTTGTGTTGGCCGAACCCACAGGGGAAATTAGCTCGTCTGATGGCCCCAGATCAGGCAAAGTTATTGTGCCTACACCCGGCTATCCTGATTTCACTGAGTGGTCAATTAGTAGAGCCACTCCGGCCGATAAAATTAAGGTAAAGCCAATATCGGAGACAGAAGAAGCACCCAAAGAAGTAAAAACCGAAGCCAAGCCTATAAAAGAAAAAAGCGAAACTCAAAAAACCTCGGAACCCCCATCCTCTATAAAAAAACCGAGACCTACTAGAAGAGTGCACGAGGAACAGGTTCAAAAAGCCTTTATATCTGGGGATTCTCTAGGAGAGGGCGCAAGCTATATTCGCCCTCTCGTGGTATATAGAGGTTGGGATTTTCCTGACCCATTTGTAGTAGCAAAACCCGCAACCGAATCAAAACTCGGCGAAGAGGCATTCCCAATTGTAGAGGACCTTATGCTTGTGGGAGTAGTCGCTGGACGAGGAATCAATAAAATTGCAGTTTTGCAAGATGCTCGAGGGTGGGGTTACATTTATGGAACCGGCGATAGCATTAAAGGTGGCATCATCTCCGAAATCTCGGATACTACTGTAACCTTTAATATTGAAGAATTTGGAGTAATCAGGCAAGTAACTCTTTCTTTGCCAAAGGAGGTGAAAGACCGATGA
- the pilO gene encoding type 4a pilus biogenesis protein PilO — translation MNISFKDHKVQKIAAGILIFGVIFALWLTQIYTPNKEIIQEKRETLEQLNLKLSNIKLSAAKLPQLKKEVERLFIRYKLLEELMPTERDVADFVTKFNISARENNMMVRQLDVIPSEASEYYHTNPYRIVISGKYHELGSFLESIANLKFVATTKNFLVKNSSKGSETVNSEFVINAYHIKTEERLQPPSMLTEVNQSSQGAISKPTPGTKPRATEDDALSGVSGGIIPTLE, via the coding sequence TTGAATATAAGTTTTAAAGACCATAAAGTTCAAAAGATCGCCGCTGGGATTCTTATTTTCGGTGTTATTTTTGCTTTGTGGCTCACTCAGATATATACTCCTAATAAAGAAATCATACAGGAAAAAAGAGAAACTTTAGAACAGCTTAATCTTAAGCTTTCAAATATCAAACTCTCCGCGGCTAAACTACCTCAACTTAAAAAAGAGGTTGAAAGGCTTTTTATTCGATATAAACTTCTCGAGGAATTAATGCCAACAGAAAGGGATGTTGCAGATTTTGTAACAAAATTCAATATTTCGGCAAGAGAGAATAACATGATGGTCAGGCAACTCGATGTTATCCCCTCCGAGGCATCTGAATACTATCATACCAATCCTTATAGAATTGTAATTTCTGGTAAATATCATGAACTTGGTTCTTTCCTCGAATCAATCGCAAATCTTAAATTTGTTGCTACAACTAAAAACTTTTTGGTAAAAAATAGCTCGAAGGGAAGTGAGACAGTTAACTCTGAGTTTGTAATAAATGCATATCATATTAAAACCGAGGAAAGGCTTCAACCGCCTTCTATGTTAACCGAAGTTAATCAATCGAGTCAAGGCGCTATTTCAAAACCTACTCCGGGCACTAAACCCCGCGCAACTGAGGACGATGCGCTCAGCGGAGTTTCCGGGGGCATTATCCCAACGCTAGAATGA
- a CDS encoding PilN domain-containing protein, which translates to MIKVNLLPQELRKKRKVPFFDKYFLYVFVCLVVGLVVLWFQTQQQQNEIETLQNEIARVESEIQRFSQQVSMVEQVQELRDKIATRIEAIKMLEIQRPFWVKTFEEFASLIPEFLWISEFVEVEKIVTVKGISYNLKGIANFIAGLINSEYFDDIKLNYIREQNTTSEGVTQYSFELSGNVVFATAEKYAGEFIGEEEINIKDELPPISSKVVPLGREALEQEKNAALDAVKKAKQEKPEP; encoded by the coding sequence ATGATTAAAGTAAACCTACTACCACAGGAGCTTAGGAAAAAAAGGAAAGTTCCTTTTTTCGATAAATATTTCCTTTATGTTTTCGTCTGTTTGGTTGTAGGGCTTGTTGTTCTTTGGTTCCAAACTCAACAACAACAAAATGAAATTGAAACCCTTCAGAATGAAATTGCAAGAGTGGAGAGCGAGATTCAACGCTTTAGCCAACAGGTTAGCATGGTCGAACAAGTTCAGGAGTTACGCGATAAAATAGCGACGAGAATCGAAGCAATTAAAATGCTTGAAATCCAAAGACCATTTTGGGTTAAGACATTCGAAGAGTTTGCCAGTTTAATACCAGAATTTCTATGGATAAGCGAATTTGTCGAAGTTGAGAAGATCGTTACAGTCAAAGGTATAAGCTATAATCTTAAAGGTATTGCCAATTTTATTGCCGGTCTTATCAATTCGGAATATTTCGATGATATTAAGTTGAATTATATTCGGGAACAAAACACGACTTCGGAAGGCGTTACGCAATATAGCTTCGAGCTTTCCGGAAATGTAGTATTTGCCACTGCCGAGAAATATGCTGGAGAATTTATTGGCGAAGAAGAGATAAATATAAAGGATGAACTTCCTCCTATTTCATCAAAAGTTGTGCCTTTGGGCCGAGAAGCTCTTGAACAAGAGAAAAATGCTGCACTGGATGCTGTTAAAAAAGCCAAACAGGAGAAACCTGAGCCTTGA